In one window of Maribacter sp. BPC-D8 DNA:
- a CDS encoding DUF6503 family protein, whose translation MNKFLSIVFGVIFLSIVGCKDVDKRNNSEGESEQSTQELDKESAATIVQNTIKAHGGGRYDSANYEFVFRDKLYMFNNAGGSAYRVNFKDSLGNRIEDNFKNGSFSRTINDKIVDLSEKDISIHSNALNSVIYFATLPHKLNDKAVHKKDVGETVIKGEDYDVIRVTFGKEGGGKDHDDIFMYWVNKKSNYINYLAYSYSTNNGGVRFRSAYNPRTIDGIRFQDYINWEAPVGTPLKELPALFEKEELKELSRIETEDVRNLNAEGIE comes from the coding sequence ATGAATAAGTTTTTAAGTATTGTTTTCGGAGTTATTTTTTTATCGATTGTTGGTTGTAAAGATGTTGATAAACGTAATAATAGTGAAGGGGAAAGTGAACAATCTACGCAAGAATTAGATAAGGAAAGCGCAGCGACAATAGTGCAAAATACTATTAAAGCACATGGCGGAGGTCGCTATGATAGTGCCAATTATGAATTTGTATTTAGAGATAAATTATACATGTTTAATAATGCTGGCGGTTCTGCTTATCGTGTTAATTTTAAAGATAGTCTAGGCAATAGAATTGAAGATAATTTTAAAAATGGTTCATTTAGTAGAACTATTAATGACAAAATAGTCGACCTCTCTGAAAAGGATATTTCAATACATAGTAATGCCTTAAACTCGGTTATCTATTTTGCTACATTACCACATAAACTAAACGATAAGGCAGTACATAAAAAAGATGTTGGTGAAACCGTTATTAAAGGTGAAGATTATGATGTTATAAGGGTCACTTTCGGTAAAGAGGGTGGTGGTAAAGACCACGATGATATTTTTATGTATTGGGTAAATAAAAAATCAAACTATATAAATTATCTAGCGTACAGTTATAGTACTAATAATGGGGGTGTACGTTTTAGAAGTGCATATAACCCAAGAACTATCGACGGTATTCGTTTTCAAGATTATATTAATTGGGAAGCTCCTGTTGGTACTCCACTAAAAGAGCTTCCAGCTCTTTTCGAAAAAGAAGAGTTGAAAGAGTTGTCTAGAATAGAAACAGAAGATGTTCGTAATCTTAATGCGGAAGGTATAGAGTAG
- a CDS encoding YqaE/Pmp3 family membrane protein, whose translation MSLLTIILNILLPPLAVFLKHGIGTTLLISILLTMLAWLPGVIHAFVVNQE comes from the coding sequence ATGTCATTACTCACTATAATTTTAAATATATTATTACCACCATTAGCTGTTTTTCTAAAGCATGGTATTGGTACAACATTGTTAATTAGTATACTATTAACCATGTTAGCATGGCTGCCAGGTGTAATTCATGCTTTTGTTGTAAATCAAGAATAA